agttatttatatgtattgaTTTCAAATGATTGTACTCCAAATGCTTATTTTGGACCCAAATTGTGCCATTTAAACATATGCAGCAAAAAGGCAGTAAATGATGTCTATGATGTCTATCTGAATACATGCtgttgtgattttatttatgaaaagtatattcttaaaatgaaaaaaaaaaaaaaaaaaaaatcagcctcGGACATTTCACGCAATGTGAGGTGCTCAGTTTTTATTTGCTGTGAACTTCGACAGTAgtaatcttatttattttattgtacatgtAATATTTTCATATACTTAGGCTCATAAATGTGCAACACAAAGAATGAGGGCTACCGAATCACTAAATGTTCTTTTAGCCTTTAGTCTTGAGAGAAATTACAGTTTGTCCAGGAAGTTGTCTAAAGCTGGGATGCCCTCCTTTAGGCCCTTGCGCTTGCGGGTCTCGGCTATGACCTGCGAAGGCCTGCTGTTGGCATCATACGGGTCTCCAGGAAGGATTTGCCAGTGGTCAAACACGCACTGAGGGAAGGCCTGGCCACCTGTATTGGACCTTAGATCTGCTGTGAAACCTACAAAAGATTCAACCAGGACATTTTTGAAAAAGGGTAACACATTTTAAGAGtagctgtatatttattttagaagatAAGCATACCAAATGATTCATTCACAGGAAGATATGCCTTCACGACAAATATAGGTGTTCCTGCCACTTGTGACTCCTCATAAACATGGCCTCTTTTTCTGTTCAGAACACCATAGATACCACCGACAACTTGTTCTGGACACTACAGGAGGCACGGATAAGCAGAATGAGTTTTAGTATTTGGCTGCATTGTTTAGTAATATCTTTAGTTTTGATTTGTcaatattgttgttgtttttttcacttaatTGTGTGTATGCAAAGTCGGTGAACTGTTAAGCAACATCTCATTTTTACAGGTCATTTCTGTCAAAAAGTGAAATTTTTTTACAGACATGCTCACTATTACCAGAAAACATGTTCAGCGCTTTTGCTAGGATTTTAGTGTTGAACCATTTTTAGTGATAATCTAGTTTTATTTAGATTAGTTTACATTGTAATGTGCTCGCTATTTGGTAGGAATTTGATTCGTTTATCGTGACAAATTCTGAtatatttaaactaaaataaatctagttgaaatgtgtgtgcataaaATGAACTGCATTAAACTGTATACACAATGTGTATCAGGATATTTTATAGCAATATActgttcataataataataattttatatttatatatatatatatatatatatatatatatatatatatatatatatatatatatatatatatatttcaatgaaATGTCATGTTTTTAACACTACTTGCCCAACATTTTGGCCCAAGACTTGGCAACCCTAAACAACCAAACCCCAGGTATGATGGTATAAAATTTTGAATATTATCACAAACATGTTTCCTTTACCTGAATCTCCACCAGGTAAATGGGTTCCATTAGTCGTGGCTGTGCAGTCAGCACTGAGGCGTACAGCACTCTACGGGCTGTAGGGATGATCTGGCCACCTCCCCTGTGTATCGCATCAGCATGCAAAGTGACATCATGGATGTCAAATCGCACTGCCCTCATGTTCTCCTCACAAAGTGCCCCCTAAAGAAATGCAATGAAATGCCAAACCCCTAATATTGTAGTAAATGTACtaactgtttaaaatattaagCATGATCTAATTGTATACTATATAAACTGCACTGGCATCATTTGTATGCTCTGAATCTCCACATCAATAACAGATGTTGCTTCTGGACTTTACTCACCTCCTTGGTTGCCCACTGAAACCCAGCCACCACGCTATCCTTGATCTCATTCAGATATTGTACTCCTTTGGTTATGTCCACAAGAATGTTGGGTCCATTGCCATCTGGTCCAAAGCACCATATCTTACGAGCCTCTGTGACCTCCCATTCATACTTTTCAGCCAGGTAGCGAGCTCTCAGTTTGAGTTCTTGCCTTGCTGTCACATCTCCCTTATCAACATCCTCAGCCAAGCCATCTGGGAAAGGACGAGCCTTCATGTACAGACGGTTGTGCTTGTTAGGAGATTTGGACAAGCATACTTGGTCAGAATCATCGCTCACTGTTTCACGATATGACACCACTGGATCTGATTTCTGGAAGGAAGGAATCAGTTATCATctgatatgtatgtaagtatgtaccataccatatatatatatatatatatatatatatatatatatatatatatgataatataTTTGTATCACACAGAGATCTATTAGTGTTGAGCTTTACCTTCAGGGGGATACAGGCATGATCTTCCTCAAGATCTTTTAAGCAAATTTCCAGATGTAGTTCTCCTGCTCCAGCCACAATGTGCTCACCAGACTCTTCAATGATGCACTGGTGGACATATAGGAAAATAATAGATAAAACTAACACTGTATCTGTTTTAAGAATGGAAATATTCAACCAGATCTTGATTCTTTTTTCCCTGGTAGTTTTAAAAACAGCATCTACCTCTACAGGTGTGGAGACTAACATTTTTCCTCAGTTTTTATAACTTCTGCTAATGCTAAATCATTGGCCAGTTAAATGAGGTTAAATAGGCATTTTGTCACAGCGATCGACAGGTAAAAAGACCACAATCCCCCAGGGATACTTTTGATTCCAGACTCCCAGTTTAATCACGCTTTAGATTAAAAACTTCTCAACACTCACCTGAACCATAGGGTCAGACTTTGCCAGTCGTTTCAGACCCTCTACCAGCTTTGGAAGGTCAGCTGGGTTCTTAGCCTCAACGGCCACTCTCACTACAGGACTAACGCTGAACTTCATCACTCGCAAGTTGTGAGCATGCTCATAGGTGGTAATGGTACCAGTCTTCACCAAAAACTGATCAACTCCAACCAGTCCAACAATGTTCCCGCATGGCACATCTTCAATGGGCTCAACATAACGACCCATCATCAGGATGGTTCTGCAGTGAAAAAGAGAAATTGTATAAGCATGTTCTACTTCTCTATTTTACACAGCAACTCTCAACTAGTAAGGCTATATATATTCTACAAATTCTACATCTTCTTTCGAGCTACTGCTCATAGCACATTATAGGACAAGATAAAAAGAATTCAGTCTTATCTGCCCTCCTCTACATACCCAGGCTCACAAATGTCTGCAATTTCTTATTGTTACTGAGTATGCCATCTTTCCAACCTAGGGAGCATGACAATTCGAGACCCTACACTTACAACTATAGATCATCAGGATTCTATCTCACAATCTCTCAACAATAGGCCAAACATCAAACGTCTGTTTTTTGGTAAATCATTTGATATACAGCCTGAATGCAAACCTTTGAATGGGTTTCAAGTACAAGTCCTCCTTCTTTCCTGGTGTATAATTTGGGCCCATGATGCGTACTTTCTGCCCCGTGGCAACAATACCAGAGAAAACACGACCAAAAGCATAGAATCTGCCCTTGTCAGTAGTTGGTACCATTTTGGAGATATACATCATTAGTGGACCTTTAGGATCACAGTTCTTGATACCTAAAGagttaatattaaaacaaagaCGTTTTCTCAAATTTTGGCTTTCAGATATCATAGAGGTTGTAACTTCAAATTTATCGTCATAATCTTTTACTATTTACCCATTGCTGATTCATCATCTAATGGGCCTTCATAGAGCAGCTCACACCGATATTTCTGCGCTGTTACCGGTGAAGGTAGATGTATTGTAATCATTTGGAGCAATGCATCACCTGCAGGCAACCAGCGGCGCATCACAGCCTGCATATGGCAGAAAAGCACTCTGAAACCACACCAATACAGGTGCAAAGCATTTGAATTCTTATGCAAGTCTTCATAAATGATCTCACCTTAAGCAGctgttttccttctttctctctatcttcaACATCAAGCTTAATGTTCAGTTTTTCAATCAATTTCTGTGTCTCCTCTTTCTTAAAGTTCATGATGGCATCAAACACCTTTCCAAACAATATTCAAAACAATTTTAGATATCTTTTGTGGTGCACTTTCTTTCAAGTCAGCAAGGTAAAACCTTGGAAATTTGTctatataaaatactattttgtATTATGTCTTATGTCCGGCATTGTACATTGTAAATAGTAATGATTTTCACAATGTCCTATGTCtcttttttgaataaaaaaaaaataataatgtctaTTAGCATTATATTGTGCACCTTAAAAATTGGATCCAACACAAGTTGGCAGAAAGTGCGTGGgagttttttcccctctgcATTGGCTGCTGTTTTGCTGAATTTTCCACAGGAAGGATCAAAATACCTAAGaaatcaaaaaatatattattttttttaattcccaccctgacacaataaatatataacttttcTACCTTTACTTTATCAActatatttaattacaaaaaagttacataaagaattataataattatattttacaaatattacaaacattttttaattatttgagtccttttgggatttttttgcTTCACATACTTATCTCCCCAGAGCTTTTTCATCATTTCTTCCACCTTTTTGCAGCGCTCTTCAGGAGagacatttccttttttcttttcacctttGGCAGCAAACTTGGCAACATACATCTCAGCAAACTGCTTAAGAGTAAAAGCCCAACCATGGAGGCCTGAACCAAATCCAACTGTACCAGCAACAGGGTCcacctgaaaatgaaaaatgttacaaatgaacttgaataaaaaaaagatcatttatatattgtgtCGTTCCAAATCTTTTTAAtcaattcaattacattttaatttatttgtacaacACATTTAACTATGGACATTgattcaaagcagctttacagaattaaatagattacaaatataatgtttacagtttttaaagTTACCCCTAAGAcaatggaaaggaaaaaatccctgagatggtatggggaagaacatttaaaataaaactctttacAAAAAGTAATAGATGTACacaagacataaataaaacatcagaaTCAAAATTGCACAATAAAACTGATGATGGCTggtaggaaaataaaaaaacactcaaatgcaaatagttttttttttaccataatgTTGCCCATTGGTCCATGCTCTCCTTCACCATAAGTGGAGATGATGACATTGACATTCTCTACGATGCGCTGGAAGGTCTGAAAAAGCTCATCCGGatccagctgcagctcaagcaAGGCACGGTCCATTTTGTTCATCATCAAGACTGGTTTAATGCGTTCGGCAATAGCCTGCCTCAGGACGGTTTcggtctgcacacacacacctggagaaTACATATATTTCTTATTCAAATATGAAGAAACCGCTTCATCATTCAAAATATGTTACATACACACTACTAAGCACAGActgttttttatccatttacatttGGCGGAAATGCTGTTTAGGATTTCGGAGTGTTTTTACACTGCATTATGAGacttctttttttatcacattcataaatattattGATTTTCCAACAATTGCCACTTGACTGCAGTAAATCTTAGTACATTAAAAACAGTCAGTGCACCGGATGTTGTAGGTACATTTTCAGGGGATTTTGTGAGTCAATACTGCAAAGACCCTTTCAATTTGACCTGCTGAAGTCCAGCACCGTCATACCTGATACACAGTCTACTACTACGAGAGCCCCATCAGTAACTCTCAGAGCTGCCGTCACCTCGGACGAGAAGTCCACGTGACCAGGAGAGTCGATCAGGTTTATGAGAAAACCAGATCCATCCTTGCACTGCTTGATGAAGGCCAAGTCATTGTCGCTGAGCTCGTAGTACAGAGAGATAGCTCTGCATTGAAGATAATACACAATgcctttaaaaatgtatagacTTGCGCTACTTTTGTTTTATGACTTGGATGCTAGACATTGCGTAGAAGCTGTTAATGAACAGATTATCAGCTGCCAATACATGATTGTTTTTGAAATAGAATGAATAGGataatttttttactacttttgccttctatttttttatagcgATAACAGATAATATTGAGATGTGGTAAATTCATTGGACGCTGTGGATTTTGAAGCTACAAGGAATACCTACGTCGACTTGATGGTGATGCACCTCTCCTGTTCATCCTTCCTCGTGTCCGTGAACCTGGTCTCACCAGCTCGTGCGGAGGCAATGATACCTGCTTTGCACACTAAAGAGTCAGTGAGAGTAGATTTGCCATGGTCCACATGAGCGATCACGGACATGTTCCTAATGTTGGACTTTTTGTCCATGATCTCACGAATCTGGTCTACTGTGAAGTTCacctgagggaaaaaaaaaacacaccagtgTTTGGTATATTACAACCAGGGgcgtagccatcatttcaaaagtgcgGGGGACGAAATGTctagtgttacctgtttttgtttttttctcagttaaCCGTTGTGTAATTGAccggttttatttttaatcataatttttttgctttatatgctttataattatatatgattataaaacagaaagaaagaaagaaatacagcaGTTTGCCACTGGGACAGTGCCCTTaaaaggacatctttgtaccttatttaccccaaaaatgtatagttgtacattaaggtacacattggtactctaaggtagtaatgtgtacctttttgagtataaagtacaaatatgtCCTTATAATGGTACTAAgagtatattgtttacatattttaaattgtattttgtgtatgcacAGTACAATGCACACAGTAATGGATACTTGcacattaaaataatacttcattttgttctattttacagtccatgtttcaggaataaaacaagaaattcaaaacaaactattgaaacaaaatatgtattgaactcaactgacaaacatgtcaagacccgatatcaattatacaatgagataaaataaacattcagtGTCACTTCTTTTAAACTTCCTggctggtttgtttaaaagtagtagctttttacacagtgttaaagCGAACATATATCTCAACATATAAAGCTACTTAAAACTGCCAAACGTTTTTCCGAGACGTTCCTTCCCATCTATAAAAGAGTTTaaggaaaatacacagaaaaaagtgaACGTTTGTCCAAGCAGCTATTTTTCCTTATAATCCTTTAAATCCTTTAAAACTTGCTAATTATTCAACATGAGCAACAGGCAGAGTTACTAAACATTGTGCGACACATATGTTtatgtgttaataataataataataataataataataataataatacagtggtacctcgacatacgagtttaattcgttccgtaaccttgctcgtatgtcaatttgctcgtatttcaaagcaaatttccccattgaaattaattgaaatgccattaatccgttccagcccccaaaatgccaccccagttgtttttgttacgtgtttttgaataagaaaaatgtatttataaatgacaaatattgtataaaaggattataaaagagaatgtaaaaaaaaaataaactggttAAGCATAGTACATATCATTGAAGTACTACGCCTGTACTGCCTCGCCAAGTCAATCGCTTTAATTCAATAGACATCTTCTTCTGAGCACTGACCTTTCCACTCACTTTCTTCGGACCCATggttataaaatgaaatgtgataaagtactgtaaatgtacaaaaagcaaaaaacgcGAGCACAACTTATCAAAGATGCTTCGACAGCGAGGCAAACAAGTACACTGACTGAGGCCAGTGTTGCTGATTTATCACAAGATTCGTCACAGTGACGTCATAGTGCGCGCACATTCAAACctttgtttgtgtgcgtgtgtatcgAGACACAcaatcagcaacactgactgaGGCGTCTTGAGCTCGTACCTCATATTTTTGCTAAAAACTCGTAAGTTAGagcactcgtatgtcgaggtaccattgctccattaaaacctcaacatgtcGTGAACACAACTCcactaaaaaagtgagggggacgaatttactttttataaaaatgtgcgtGGGACATATCCCCCGCATCCCCCgtgtacggtggccgagaagtgcaaaacacatgaacaaattaacaaatccaaaaacaaattaacaaatccaaaaacacaacgacaaatccgacaaaccggaaaaggtaggtatagtttgtgaatggaaacttacagatcattggacgagacacctgtcactcacctgtatatcttgaatgacaggtgtcttgtgaTAGGCAGTCCTGTATCCCCCTTTATTTCaggttttgttcatcttcataaaGTAAAATCTTACTACcaggttataaaaaaatgttaaatcctGTCTAAAATCCACTGGCTCTTGGGGATTCCCATACTAAACTTGGTGAACCATCATTCTAGACTACTGGAGATACTAGATCCCTCAACTTTGTCAGGTTTAATCAATCTGGCCTGCTTTGTTGAAAGGGAAACCTCATCCATAATTAATgatgaataattatttatagatttaaaagagggatttaaaattttaaactgAACTTAAAATTTCAGGGTTCCACTGACACCGTTTTAAGAACTACAAAATTCTACATTATTCTGTATTTTCAATCTTTGTTCAATTTTCTACAACAGacaatattgtttaaaaaatgtattgtaaccATAACATTATagaaaatgcagtaaaaatatgtttttcaaGGACACAAAAAGTGGGGTATTGATGCTGCTGCACCCCCAAATATCATGGCTGCTGCTGaagtgataaaataataataataataataataataataataataataataatgtatagtaGACTGCTCATTACATGTGCTGCTTGAAATTCCTCTCACCTCCCCTATATCTATTTAAAGAACCAGTCTTCTTGACCCCTCAAATCAACATCAGGTTTTGTCAATTTTCAAAAATAGTAATCTTGaccatataataaaaaaaaataataataatattaataatacatacatacatacatacatacatacatacatacatacatacatacatacagtagacAGTATTTAAAATTTACCTTAGCTCCCTTATATCTAATTTATGAACCAATAAAATCATCTGGACCCCTCATATTTATAACAGGTGTAATTGATCTTCAAACATAGAAATCTTGGCCatggcataataataataataataataataataataataataataataatattattattattattattattattaataattattattaatacttaataataattaataattaatactattactatactaatactaatactaatactaatagtatactatactatactactactactactactactaataataataataataataaaagctatCCTGCACTAATCATAGGCATCCCctccttttccttttatttttgacACCCAGGATTCGAGAATATTCTCTTCTTCGTGCTACGAATCGATTCGTTTCGAAGACTCGTTTATGAAAAAACGAATCGTTCGCGAGTTGCCCGTCGGTTTTCCCCCTCGCCGCTCGGTGCCAATGAAATCCGAACGCGCGCGCCGCAGTGAGCCGTGGGCGTGTCCGCGTTATTTATAACGCCGCTAAGTAACGTTATGCCGCTTCATGTGGGCAGAAGAGATCTCACGAAAATAACAGCGCAATCAACCCGAAACGAGCCGCTCAGCCTGCAGGAGGACGCGGTGTCCGTCCCATACGCGGCCTTATTTACCAACTCCGTCACGTCTAATGGGACACATTAATTACACTTAAccctgtatatatgtatatacgaaataaacaaaaaaaaaaactatcgaAATAagatcatataaaaataataaaaacctctCTAGCAGGTTGCCATTGCgtcattgaaataaataaaataataaatcgaAGCATGACACAGCGAAACAGCGCATTCCTATTGAGCTCTATAATAAGGAATTTTGTCCATTTCTTGTAACCTTAATAAAATGACAGTACCATTTTGGCGAAAGGGCTGTCCGGTGTGAGACCGCCTCGGTTGTGGATCTGCGATCCTCCGCTTCTGCACTCGAGGAGGTGAAAGAGGGAGAAGATGACGTCGTATGGGAGTTTATgctgcgacacacacacacacacacacacacactgggtcaTGTGGAGAGAGTCATATGGACCGAAATTGACAGCGCAGTGTTTAAGTGGTTCCCAGATCCAAAATAATTGACACCCTTTATAAAATGATGTAACTATGAAAATGAAGTGAGATGATATCTGTGACACTGTGGGCGAATGATCTCAACGCAAGGTGCATTTTTCTTCCCTTGCAAAATGATCTTGGATATTCCTAGACAGAGTAGAAGTTTCTCCCTGATGTGTCAGAAGACACTGGAAATGTCTGAAATGTATTAGATTTTAATAGTTCCACATGAACACCTGGACAGACTGTCAGAGGATCTGGTTTTGACTTCtgacatgcttttctgctcgtTATGTTTGTAAAGAGCAGTTAagttctggagtgagttagatgaagtggtagaaggtatacctagaaatgaacgattggtgattggggcagactataatgggcatgtaggtaaagggaacagaggtgatgaggaggtgataggtaggtatggttttaaggagaggaatgtggaagggcagatggtggtagattttgctaaaaggatggaaatggcagtggtgaacacgtattttaaggagaaggaggatcatagggtgatgtataagagtggaggaaggtgcacacaggtggaccatgtaggagatgcaacctgaaggagattggagactgtaaggtgttggcgggggacagt
This region of Silurus meridionalis isolate SWU-2019-XX chromosome 27, ASM1480568v1, whole genome shotgun sequence genomic DNA includes:
- the eef2l2 gene encoding elongation factor 2 isoform X2, whose product is MVNFTVDQIREIMDKKSNIRNMSVIAHVDHGKSTLTDSLVCKAGIIASARAGETRFTDTRKDEQERCITIKSTAISLYYELSDNDLAFIKQCKDGSGFLINLIDSPGHVDFSSEVTAALRVTDGALVVVDCVSGVCVQTETVLRQAIAERIKPVLMMNKMDRALLELQLDPDELFQTFQRIVENVNVIISTYGEGEHGPMGNIMVDPVAGTVGFGSGLHGWAFTLKQFAEMYVAKFAAKGEKKKGNVSPEERCKKVEEMMKKLWGDKYFDPSCGKFSKTAANAEGKKLPRTFCQLVLDPIFKVFDAIMNFKKEETQKLIEKLNIKLDVEDREKEGKQLLKAVMRRWLPAGDALLQMITIHLPSPVTAQKYRCELLYEGPLDDESAMGIKNCDPKGPLMMYISKMVPTTDKGRFYAFGRVFSGIVATGQKVRIMGPNYTPGKKEDLYLKPIQRTILMMGRYVEPIEDVPCGNIVGLVGVDQFLVKTGTITTYEHAHNLRVMKFSVSPVVRVAVEAKNPADLPKLVEGLKRLAKSDPMVQCIIEESGEHIVAGAGELHLEICLKDLEEDHACIPLKKSDPVVSYRETVSDDSDQVCLSKSPNKHNRLYMKARPFPDGLAEDVDKGDVTARQELKLRARYLAEKYEWEVTEARKIWCFGPDGNGPNILVDITKGVQYLNEIKDSVVAGFQWATKEGALCEENMRAVRFDIHDVTLHADAIHRGGGQIIPTARRVLYASVLTAQPRLMEPIYLVEIQCPEQVVGGIYGVLNRKRGHVYEESQVAGTPIFVVKAYLPVNESFGFTADLRSNTGGQAFPQCVFDHWQILPGDPYDANSRPSQVIAETRKRKGLKEGIPALDNFLDKL
- the eef2l2 gene encoding elongation factor 2 isoform X1: MGPKKVSGKVNFTVDQIREIMDKKSNIRNMSVIAHVDHGKSTLTDSLVCKAGIIASARAGETRFTDTRKDEQERCITIKSTAISLYYELSDNDLAFIKQCKDGSGFLINLIDSPGHVDFSSEVTAALRVTDGALVVVDCVSGVCVQTETVLRQAIAERIKPVLMMNKMDRALLELQLDPDELFQTFQRIVENVNVIISTYGEGEHGPMGNIMVDPVAGTVGFGSGLHGWAFTLKQFAEMYVAKFAAKGEKKKGNVSPEERCKKVEEMMKKLWGDKYFDPSCGKFSKTAANAEGKKLPRTFCQLVLDPIFKVFDAIMNFKKEETQKLIEKLNIKLDVEDREKEGKQLLKAVMRRWLPAGDALLQMITIHLPSPVTAQKYRCELLYEGPLDDESAMGIKNCDPKGPLMMYISKMVPTTDKGRFYAFGRVFSGIVATGQKVRIMGPNYTPGKKEDLYLKPIQRTILMMGRYVEPIEDVPCGNIVGLVGVDQFLVKTGTITTYEHAHNLRVMKFSVSPVVRVAVEAKNPADLPKLVEGLKRLAKSDPMVQCIIEESGEHIVAGAGELHLEICLKDLEEDHACIPLKKSDPVVSYRETVSDDSDQVCLSKSPNKHNRLYMKARPFPDGLAEDVDKGDVTARQELKLRARYLAEKYEWEVTEARKIWCFGPDGNGPNILVDITKGVQYLNEIKDSVVAGFQWATKEGALCEENMRAVRFDIHDVTLHADAIHRGGGQIIPTARRVLYASVLTAQPRLMEPIYLVEIQCPEQVVGGIYGVLNRKRGHVYEESQVAGTPIFVVKAYLPVNESFGFTADLRSNTGGQAFPQCVFDHWQILPGDPYDANSRPSQVIAETRKRKGLKEGIPALDNFLDKL